In Phyllopteryx taeniolatus isolate TA_2022b chromosome 1, UOR_Ptae_1.2, whole genome shotgun sequence, the following proteins share a genomic window:
- the mmp23ba gene encoding matrix metalloproteinase-23 isoform X2, whose product MPARSPLWWCRLRLHVPKTTVAAPEEAYTTVLLIGMRKEAHSQVLHLSRNKRYTLTPEKLKWDKFKLTYNLLSYPTNLINATDTRRGMAKAFAMWSDVSPFSFREVPADQEADIKIGFYPVNHTDCLQSYLHHCFDGITGELAHAFFPPTGEIHFDDHEYWILGNMRFSWKKGVWLTDLIHVATHEIGHVLGLMHSRDPKAIMHLNATLTGRKLITQDEVWGLHRLYGCLDRFFICPAWARKGYCESKRKLMQKHCPSSCDFCYEFPFPTVAPTPTPPRTKHKLVVEGKKLTFRCGKKIASKKGKVFWYKDGELLEFSHPNYISLKDDHITVVANAINEGTYTCIVKKKDKVLTNYSWRVRVRF is encoded by the exons atgcccgCTCGCTCCCCTCTGTGGTGgtgccgcctccgcctccatgtgCCAAAGACCACGGTCGCTGCTCCA GAAGAAGCTTACACCACCGTGTTGCTCATCGGAATGCGCAAAGAGGCCCACTCGCAAGTGCTGCACCTCTCCAGGAACAAGCGCTACACCCTCACCCCGGAGAAGCTCAAATGGGACAAGTTCAAGCTCACATACAA CCTGCTGTCCTACCCTACAAACCTGATCAATGCCACGGACACGCGTCGAGGCATGGCCAAGGCTTTCGCCATGTGGAGCGACGTCTCACCCTTCAGCTTCCGAGAGGTGCCAGCGGACCAGGAGGCGGACATTAAGATCG GCTTCTACCCAGTCAACCACACAGACTGTCTGCAGTCCTACTTGCACCACTGTTTCGATGGCATCACGGGAGAATTGGCGCACGCATTTTTCCCGCCGACGGGTGAGATCCACTTCGACGATCACGAGTACTGGATTCTGGGGAACATGCGGTTCAGCTGGAAGAAAG GGGTGTGGCTCACAGATCTCATCCACGTGGCAACACATGAGATAGGCCATGTGCTGGGACTAATGCACTCCAGGGACCCAAAAGCGATTATGCACCTGAACGCAACGCTGACCGGCCGCAAGCTCATCACGCAGGATGAGGTGTGGGGTTTGCATCGTCTCTATG GATGTTTGGACCGGTTCTTCATCTGTCCGGCGTGGGCTCGTAAAGGCTATTGTGAAAGCAAGCGCAAGCTGATGCAGAAGCACTGCCCCTCCAGCTGTGATTTCTGTTACG AATTCCCATTCCCAACTGTGGCTCCCACTCCGACACCCCCGAGGACCAAACACAAGCTTGTGGTCGAGGGCAAAAAGCTGACGTTCcgctgtgggaaaaaaatagcatCGAAGAAAGGCAAAGTATT CTGGTACAAGGACGGCGAGCTTCTGGAGTTCTCGCACCCGAACTACATCTCTTTGAAGGACGACCACATCACCGTCGTGGCCAACGCTATAAACGAGGGCACATACACCTGCATCgtgaaaaagaaagacaaagttCTCACCAACTACTCATGGAGAGTGCGTGTGCGATTCTGA
- the mmp23ba gene encoding matrix metalloproteinase-23 isoform X1, with translation MDHFATPASRRCHGTAAAAMGGSCPRKWGWAPLLAAALLSLLLGGMPRSAAFPSRRTEEEAYTTVLLIGMRKEAHSQVLHLSRNKRYTLTPEKLKWDKFKLTYNLLSYPTNLINATDTRRGMAKAFAMWSDVSPFSFREVPADQEADIKIGFYPVNHTDCLQSYLHHCFDGITGELAHAFFPPTGEIHFDDHEYWILGNMRFSWKKGVWLTDLIHVATHEIGHVLGLMHSRDPKAIMHLNATLTGRKLITQDEVWGLHRLYGCLDRFFICPAWARKGYCESKRKLMQKHCPSSCDFCYEFPFPTVAPTPTPPRTKHKLVVEGKKLTFRCGKKIASKKGKVFWYKDGELLEFSHPNYISLKDDHITVVANAINEGTYTCIVKKKDKVLTNYSWRVRVRF, from the exons ATGGACCATTTTGCCACGCCAGCCTCCCGGAGGTGCCACGGCACCGCCGCGGCGGCCATGGGGGGGAGCTGTCCGAGGAAGTGGGGGTGGGCGCCTCTGCTGGCGGCTGCGCTGCTCAGCCTCCTGCTCGGAGGGATGCCCCGGAGCGCCGCGTTCCCCTCGCGGAGGACCGAG GAAGAAGCTTACACCACCGTGTTGCTCATCGGAATGCGCAAAGAGGCCCACTCGCAAGTGCTGCACCTCTCCAGGAACAAGCGCTACACCCTCACCCCGGAGAAGCTCAAATGGGACAAGTTCAAGCTCACATACAA CCTGCTGTCCTACCCTACAAACCTGATCAATGCCACGGACACGCGTCGAGGCATGGCCAAGGCTTTCGCCATGTGGAGCGACGTCTCACCCTTCAGCTTCCGAGAGGTGCCAGCGGACCAGGAGGCGGACATTAAGATCG GCTTCTACCCAGTCAACCACACAGACTGTCTGCAGTCCTACTTGCACCACTGTTTCGATGGCATCACGGGAGAATTGGCGCACGCATTTTTCCCGCCGACGGGTGAGATCCACTTCGACGATCACGAGTACTGGATTCTGGGGAACATGCGGTTCAGCTGGAAGAAAG GGGTGTGGCTCACAGATCTCATCCACGTGGCAACACATGAGATAGGCCATGTGCTGGGACTAATGCACTCCAGGGACCCAAAAGCGATTATGCACCTGAACGCAACGCTGACCGGCCGCAAGCTCATCACGCAGGATGAGGTGTGGGGTTTGCATCGTCTCTATG GATGTTTGGACCGGTTCTTCATCTGTCCGGCGTGGGCTCGTAAAGGCTATTGTGAAAGCAAGCGCAAGCTGATGCAGAAGCACTGCCCCTCCAGCTGTGATTTCTGTTACG AATTCCCATTCCCAACTGTGGCTCCCACTCCGACACCCCCGAGGACCAAACACAAGCTTGTGGTCGAGGGCAAAAAGCTGACGTTCcgctgtgggaaaaaaatagcatCGAAGAAAGGCAAAGTATT CTGGTACAAGGACGGCGAGCTTCTGGAGTTCTCGCACCCGAACTACATCTCTTTGAAGGACGACCACATCACCGTCGTGGCCAACGCTATAAACGAGGGCACATACACCTGCATCgtgaaaaagaaagacaaagttCTCACCAACTACTCATGGAGAGTGCGTGTGCGATTCTGA